One Bos javanicus breed banteng chromosome 9, ARS-OSU_banteng_1.0, whole genome shotgun sequence DNA window includes the following coding sequences:
- the PRR18 gene encoding proline-rich protein 18 translates to MPFPPAPPPPPTPAPGVPAARPPPRKPGAPRKAAAPACAPPGPSPPAVAAEKKRRPPERPPGPLSSSWPSATLKRPPARRAPGPASPRGPAPCASRPAGSGDGPAGTAASGARTAASGAGPDAALRFSLSLTPEAVLVIQRRHLERQLLARPRRAPPADAGRPPAPCPRAAGLGRRLAPPPPPVPVPGPRPADLRSLLKVSLLNERHKYDDVEYEEEAAAADEGLVRKCTEWLRGVESAAAARDRAGPLDALPHLSSL, encoded by the coding sequence ATGCCGTTcccgcccgcgccgccgccgccgcccaccCCGGCCCCCGGGGTCCCCGCCGCGCGCCCGCCGCCCCGGAAGCCCGGCGCCCCGCGCAAGGCGGCGGCGCCCGCCTGCGCCCCGCCCGGACCCTCGCCGCCCGCCGTGGCCGCCGAGAAGAAGAGGAGGCCTCCCGAGCGGCCGCCGGGGCCGCTGTCCAGCTCCTGGCCCTCCGCCACTCTGAAGCGGCCGCCGGCCCGCCGCGCCCCCGGCCCGGCCTCCCCGCGCGGCCCGGCCCCGTGCGCGTCACGGCCGGCCGGTTCCGGCGACGGCCCCGCGGGGACCGCGGCCTCAGGGGCGCGGACCGCCGCCTCGGGCGCCGGGCCGGACGCCGCCCTGCGCTTCTCGCTGAGCCTCACGCCCGAGGCCGTGCTGGTCATCCAGCGGCGCCACCTGGAGAGGCAGCTGCTGGCTCGGCCCCGGCGGGCGCCCCCAGCCGACGCCGGGCGCccgcccgccccctgcccccgggCCGCGGGCCTCGGCCGCCGTctggccccgccgccgccgcccgtcCCCGTCCCCGGCCCGCGGCCCGCCGACCTGCGCTCGCTGCTCAAGGTGTCGCTGCTCAACGAACGGCACAAATACGACGACGTGGAGTACGAGGAGGAGGCCGCGGCCGCCGACGAGGGCCTGGTGCGCAAGTGCACCGAGTGGCTGCGCGGCGTGGAGTCGGCGGCCGCAGCGCGCGACCGGGCGGGGCCCCTGGACGCGCTGCCGCACCTGAGCTCGCTGTGA